In Fundidesulfovibrio soli, the following are encoded in one genomic region:
- a CDS encoding glycosyltransferase family 39 protein, whose amino-acid sequence MALVLAAAALIRLWQFDTPSLWFDEALVAMVAKLPVDSVIRRALMTDFHPPAYYLLTKLMLAVGDDDAVLRAPSLIFGLGGVWLAWWTGRSLWNARIGLSMAAVVAVLPWHVLLSRQLRPYAIIFFFSLLAFSFTCRYAREKRTRDAAWAALALWPPLLLNHGALLCAGGAGLALLAASIGRAKRLLNVLAFGLLCLVPVAANLPFLLASLGHERGLEQPADRGQLALTCLVKLSELLFRENIAWARLALAASALAGLALLLRRDRPLAQASAIWLAAPLAALVVVGYGSYFNPWHLIFLLPVAAVWLGWTLSLLPGPLPPLALCFATAWLYLGFGAPAYYQEQSYTGTAKAAARLLAGSGFPGKVYVYPEAGVVSPINWYLDRFSDPNPLRAQRLTPRDATACVNVPGQGTGCAPLARTPVQELGTLPARHWLTARPADLLSKVSSLENLACMPVLEDILVATQPGVTGFAEFQYRNADPRGQIVTVHFGFSNRLSGNRFTVRCRFDDEPWVAAFESTGPDPRGFDKLVLERRAPYRMLTVRFELRRTGHDPSHTGEDLEAVRMTDFKVEADQAP is encoded by the coding sequence TTGGCCCTGGTCCTGGCCGCCGCGGCGCTCATCCGGCTGTGGCAGTTCGACACGCCCTCGCTGTGGTTCGACGAGGCCCTGGTGGCCATGGTCGCCAAGCTGCCCGTGGACTCGGTGATCCGCCGGGCCCTGATGACCGACTTCCACCCTCCCGCCTACTACCTCCTGACCAAGCTCATGCTGGCCGTGGGCGACGACGACGCGGTGCTGCGCGCGCCCTCCCTCATTTTCGGGCTGGGCGGGGTATGGCTGGCCTGGTGGACGGGCCGCAGCCTCTGGAACGCGCGGATAGGCCTGTCCATGGCGGCTGTCGTGGCCGTGCTCCCATGGCACGTGCTGCTGTCGAGGCAGCTCAGGCCCTATGCGATCATCTTCTTTTTCTCCCTGCTGGCGTTCTCCTTCACCTGCCGCTACGCCCGCGAAAAACGAACCCGCGACGCCGCCTGGGCCGCCCTGGCCCTGTGGCCGCCGCTGCTGCTCAACCACGGGGCGCTCCTGTGCGCGGGCGGGGCCGGGCTCGCGCTGCTCGCCGCCTCCATCGGGCGGGCGAAGCGCCTGTTGAACGTCCTGGCCTTCGGGCTGCTCTGCCTGGTGCCCGTGGCCGCGAACCTTCCGTTCCTGCTGGCCTCCCTCGGGCACGAGCGGGGCCTGGAGCAGCCCGCCGACAGGGGACAGCTCGCCCTGACCTGCCTCGTCAAACTGTCGGAGCTGCTCTTCCGGGAGAACATCGCCTGGGCGCGCCTGGCTCTGGCCGCCTCCGCCCTCGCGGGGTTGGCCCTGCTCCTGCGCCGGGACCGCCCCCTGGCCCAAGCGTCCGCCATCTGGCTGGCCGCGCCCCTGGCGGCCCTGGTGGTGGTGGGGTACGGCTCCTACTTCAACCCCTGGCACCTCATCTTCCTGCTCCCCGTGGCCGCCGTGTGGCTGGGCTGGACCCTGAGCCTGCTCCCCGGCCCGCTGCCGCCGCTCGCCTTGTGCTTCGCAACGGCCTGGCTGTACCTGGGCTTCGGCGCCCCGGCCTACTACCAGGAGCAGAGCTACACCGGCACGGCCAAGGCGGCCGCGCGCCTCCTGGCCGGCAGCGGTTTCCCCGGGAAGGTCTACGTCTACCCCGAGGCCGGGGTGGTCAGCCCCATCAACTGGTATCTCGACCGCTTCAGCGACCCCAACCCGCTACGCGCCCAGCGCCTGACGCCGCGGGACGCCACGGCCTGCGTCAACGTCCCCGGCCAGGGCACTGGCTGCGCCCCGCTGGCGCGGACGCCCGTGCAGGAGCTCGGCACCCTCCCGGCCCGGCATTGGCTCACGGCGCGCCCGGCGGACCTGCTCTCCAAGGTGTCGTCCCTTGAAAACCTGGCCTGCATGCCCGTGCTCGAGGACATCCTGGTCGCCACCCAGCCCGGCGTCACCGGCTTCGCAGAGTTCCAGTACCGCAACGCGGACCCCCGCGGCCAGATCGTCACGGTTCATTTCGGCTTCTCCAACCGGCTGTCGGGCAACCGCTTCACCGTGCGATGCCGCTTCGACGACGAACCGTGGGTCGCCGCCTTTGAGAGCACCGGCCCGGACCCGCGCGGGTTCGACAAGCTGGTTCTGGAGCGGCGCGCCCCCTACCGGATGCTCACCGTGCGTTTCGAGTTGCGGCGCACCGGCCACGACCCCAGCCATACCGGGGAAGACCTGGAGGCCGTCCGCATGACCGACTTCAAGGTGGAAGCCGACCAAGCCCCCTGA
- a CDS encoding trimeric intracellular cation channel family protein — protein MDAQPFQLPIFLDLSAVFLMALTGVIEAIRREFDIIGLCVLALATGVGGALIRDGVFLHAGVPAVLSDDRYLMVVAAAAVLGVAFGTRAVLSERLIAWVDAAALGAYAVVGVEKSLALGLGFAPAVLVGVVNSCGGGVLRDLFTGERPMVFKPGQFYAFAALIGCLVYIPLRLHTAAPPLLAALAAIVVTFGLRVLAITRNWTTAPVGERGLLSMKRKTRRKKR, from the coding sequence ATGGACGCACAGCCATTCCAGCTCCCCATCTTCCTGGACCTCTCCGCCGTGTTCCTCATGGCCCTCACGGGCGTGATCGAGGCCATCCGCCGCGAGTTCGACATCATCGGCCTGTGCGTGCTGGCCCTGGCCACGGGCGTGGGCGGAGCGCTCATCCGCGACGGGGTGTTCCTGCATGCGGGCGTGCCCGCCGTGCTCTCGGACGACCGCTACCTCATGGTGGTGGCGGCCGCGGCCGTGTTGGGCGTGGCCTTCGGCACCCGGGCGGTGCTCTCAGAGCGGCTGATCGCCTGGGTGGACGCGGCCGCGCTGGGGGCCTACGCCGTGGTGGGGGTCGAGAAGTCACTCGCCCTGGGCCTGGGCTTCGCCCCGGCCGTGCTGGTGGGCGTGGTCAACTCCTGCGGCGGCGGCGTGCTGCGCGACCTGTTCACGGGCGAGCGCCCCATGGTCTTCAAACCCGGGCAGTTCTACGCCTTCGCCGCGCTCATCGGCTGCCTGGTCTACATCCCTCTGCGCCTGCACACCGCCGCGCCCCCGCTGCTGGCCGCCCTGGCCGCCATCGTGGTCACCTTCGGGCTGCGCGTGCTGGCCATCACCCGGAACTGGACCACCGCGCCCGTGGGGGAACGGGGGCTGCTCAGCATGAAGCGCAAGACGCGCCGCAAGAAGCGCTGA
- a CDS encoding sugar phosphate isomerase/epimerase family protein, translating into MFFVNLTLRAAHRDPQLLTEFLARGVNPELGLDPVLMDRAGEGWHQALAERLDAQGLTPSLHLPFFDLQPGSADAMIRAASRDRLVRAMQTARIYRPAHLVGHVKYDHLLYMRTYDQWLERSVETWEAVMDAWPDHPPLYLENTFEPEPWMVARLVEALAGRGRNVGICLDVGHWYSFAGGQGRGNLLEWLEGFAPRLSHLHLHDNDGSTDQHKGLGQGSIPWETVFPWLEARGLEPTVTFEPHTQDAYKASMRYVAERPGYFDRLGVSAPEPLGA; encoded by the coding sequence ATGTTTTTCGTCAACCTCACGCTGCGCGCCGCGCACCGCGATCCGCAGTTGCTTACGGAGTTCCTCGCGCGCGGCGTGAACCCCGAACTGGGACTGGACCCCGTGCTCATGGACCGCGCCGGGGAGGGCTGGCACCAGGCACTGGCCGAGCGGCTGGACGCCCAGGGCCTGACCCCTTCGCTGCACCTGCCCTTCTTCGACCTGCAGCCCGGCAGCGCCGACGCCATGATCCGCGCCGCCAGCCGGGACAGGCTCGTCCGCGCCATGCAGACCGCGCGCATCTACCGGCCCGCGCACCTGGTGGGCCACGTGAAGTACGACCACCTGCTCTACATGCGCACCTACGACCAATGGCTGGAGCGCTCCGTGGAGACCTGGGAGGCCGTGATGGACGCCTGGCCGGACCACCCGCCCCTGTACCTGGAGAACACCTTCGAGCCCGAACCCTGGATGGTGGCCCGGCTGGTGGAGGCCCTGGCCGGGCGCGGGCGCAATGTGGGCATCTGCCTGGACGTGGGCCACTGGTACAGCTTCGCGGGCGGGCAGGGGCGGGGCAACCTGCTGGAGTGGCTGGAGGGCTTCGCGCCCAGGCTCTCCCATCTGCATCTGCACGACAACGACGGCTCCACGGACCAGCACAAGGGCCTGGGCCAGGGCTCCATCCCCTGGGAAACCGTATTCCCCTGGCTGGAGGCGCGCGGCCTGGAGCCCACCGTCACCTTCGAGCCCCACACCCAGGACGCCTACAAGGCCTCCATGCGCTACGTGGCCGAAAGGCCAGGCTATTTCGACCGCCTTGGCGTGAGCGCCCCGGAGCCGCTGGGAGCGTGA
- the trxC gene encoding thioredoxin TrxC: MSDTRRVPCPHCHTKNRVIPGKELSAVCGKCSKPLFPGRSVELTEATFPKHVLESDVPVLVDFWAPWCGPCKMMANAFEEVARRLEPEIRAAKVNTETEQVLAGQMGIRSIPTLILFKNGRAVDSISGALDANNLESWARSRAM, from the coding sequence ATGTCCGATACGCGCCGCGTCCCATGCCCGCACTGCCACACCAAGAACCGCGTCATCCCCGGCAAGGAGCTTTCGGCCGTGTGCGGCAAGTGCTCCAAGCCCCTGTTCCCCGGCAGATCCGTGGAACTCACGGAGGCCACCTTCCCCAAGCACGTTCTCGAATCCGACGTGCCCGTGCTGGTGGACTTCTGGGCGCCCTGGTGCGGCCCGTGCAAGATGATGGCGAACGCCTTCGAGGAGGTGGCCCGCCGCCTGGAGCCTGAAATCCGCGCCGCCAAGGTCAACACCGAGACGGAACAGGTGCTGGCTGGACAGATGGGCATCCGCAGCATTCCCACTTTGATACTGTTCAAGAACGGCCGCGCCGTGGACTCCATCTCCGGAGCCCTGGACGCCAACAACCTTGAAAGCTGGGCCAGATCCCGCGCCATGTAG
- a CDS encoding PocR ligand-binding domain-containing protein: MHNGQSGTCEFELSSLFDMEELQAMQDAFALATGVASVVTDTRGTPLTRPSNFCRLCKDIIRKTETGRLNCFKSDSVLGRFNPVGPTVRRCLSSGLWDAGACIVVGGMHVANWLIGQVRVDMADDESILAYADAIGADRDAYREALFEVPIMPMERFQAVARALYLIANKLAESAYQNLRQAQIIREKSAAERSLRASEGRFRRLLEMAPLPISICGPDGSVEYLNEKFLSTFGYTIDDIPHLDDWWPLAYPDPAYRAYVHESWRSRMTLAHIPPKPFEVTCKDGSIRHVEISGANIGENILILFRDVTEQHLAALKQRESEESLQTIFDSVSECIFVHDTGSGALLDVNQRACETYGYSREELLALDVGQLSSGEPPYDQRHALAVMRKATKGQTQTLEWRARKRSGELFWMEVSCRIARFGQQDRLIVSGRDISDRRQAQEAMLREKAFSEAVMDSIPGLLYVYDDQGRLVRWNRKHSELTGYSDEELARMTLFDWYKDDPEEIANITAAVARIPVDGYSEAEGNLQCKDGSKRLFLFTAVPLTMEGKNYFTGIGIDITERKRMNELMVQTEKMMSIGGLAAGMAHEINNPLSAILQSAQVLRMRLFSETSANIAAAEATGCAMAPLRDYLEKRSIPRMLEGIEEAGRRAARIVAHMLEFSRKAESSKSPVPVGELFAKAVEFCSNDYDLKKKYDFRKISIHTDIEEGLPPVPCTSTQIEQVLMNLLRNAAQAMNAARENGREPRIDLRAHREGDGVVLEVADNGPGMPEAVRKRVFEPFFTTKGTGEGTGLGLSVSYFIIVDNHKGSIEVDSAPGAGTRFAIRLPLHPTG, translated from the coding sequence ATGCACAACGGCCAGTCAGGCACCTGCGAATTCGAGCTTTCCAGCCTCTTCGACATGGAGGAGCTGCAGGCCATGCAGGACGCCTTCGCCCTCGCTACGGGCGTGGCCTCCGTTGTCACTGATACCCGCGGCACCCCCCTCACCAGGCCGAGCAACTTCTGCAGGCTCTGCAAAGACATCATCCGCAAGACTGAAACAGGCCGGCTGAACTGCTTCAAGTCCGACTCCGTGCTGGGCCGGTTCAACCCGGTGGGCCCAACCGTGCGCCGCTGCCTGAGCAGCGGGCTCTGGGACGCGGGAGCCTGCATCGTGGTGGGCGGCATGCACGTGGCCAACTGGCTGATCGGACAGGTGCGGGTGGACATGGCCGACGACGAATCCATACTCGCCTACGCCGACGCCATCGGAGCCGACAGGGACGCCTACCGCGAGGCCCTCTTCGAGGTGCCCATCATGCCCATGGAGCGGTTCCAGGCCGTCGCCAGGGCCCTGTACCTCATCGCCAACAAGCTGGCCGAATCCGCCTACCAGAACCTTCGCCAGGCCCAAATCATCCGGGAGAAAAGCGCCGCCGAAAGGTCCTTGCGCGCCAGCGAGGGCCGCTTCCGGCGGCTGCTTGAGATGGCACCCTTGCCCATCTCCATCTGCGGTCCGGATGGAAGCGTCGAATACCTCAACGAGAAATTCCTGAGCACCTTCGGCTACACCATCGATGACATTCCGCATCTGGACGACTGGTGGCCCCTGGCCTACCCCGACCCGGCTTACCGAGCCTATGTGCACGAAAGCTGGCGGAGCAGGATGACCCTCGCGCATATCCCCCCCAAGCCGTTCGAGGTGACATGCAAGGACGGCTCGATTCGCCACGTGGAGATATCGGGAGCCAACATCGGCGAGAACATCCTGATCCTCTTCCGGGACGTCACCGAACAGCACCTGGCCGCACTCAAGCAGCGCGAGAGCGAGGAGAGTCTCCAGACCATCTTCGACTCCGTGAGCGAGTGCATCTTCGTGCACGACACCGGCTCCGGCGCCCTGTTGGACGTCAACCAGCGGGCCTGCGAGACCTACGGCTACTCCCGCGAGGAACTGCTCGCGCTGGACGTGGGCCAGCTCAGCTCCGGCGAACCGCCCTATGACCAGCGCCATGCCTTGGCGGTGATGCGCAAGGCCACCAAGGGCCAGACCCAGACCCTGGAATGGCGCGCGCGCAAGCGCTCGGGCGAGCTTTTCTGGATGGAGGTCTCCTGCCGGATAGCCCGCTTCGGCCAGCAGGACCGCCTGATCGTCTCCGGACGCGACATCTCCGACCGAAGACAGGCCCAGGAGGCCATGCTGCGGGAGAAGGCATTCTCCGAGGCCGTCATGGACAGCATTCCGGGGCTTCTCTACGTCTACGACGACCAGGGCCGCCTGGTGCGCTGGAACAGGAAGCACTCCGAGCTCACCGGCTACTCGGACGAGGAGCTGGCCCGCATGACCCTCTTCGACTGGTACAAGGACGACCCAGAAGAGATCGCGAACATCACCGCCGCCGTGGCGCGCATCCCCGTGGACGGCTACTCCGAGGCCGAGGGCAACCTGCAGTGCAAGGACGGCTCCAAGAGGCTCTTCCTGTTCACCGCCGTGCCGCTGACCATGGAAGGCAAGAACTACTTCACCGGCATCGGCATCGACATCACCGAACGCAAGCGCATGAACGAGCTCATGGTCCAGACCGAGAAGATGATGAGCATCGGCGGGCTGGCAGCGGGAATGGCTCATGAGATCAACAACCCGCTCTCGGCCATCCTGCAGAGCGCCCAGGTGCTCAGGATGCGCCTCTTCTCCGAAACTTCGGCCAACATCGCCGCCGCCGAGGCCACCGGCTGCGCCATGGCTCCCCTGCGGGACTACCTGGAGAAGCGCAGCATCCCCCGGATGCTCGAAGGCATCGAGGAAGCCGGGCGCAGGGCCGCGCGCATCGTGGCCCACATGCTGGAGTTCAGCCGCAAGGCCGAGTCCTCCAAGTCTCCGGTGCCCGTGGGCGAACTGTTCGCCAAGGCCGTGGAGTTCTGCTCCAACGACTACGACCTGAAGAAAAAGTACGACTTCCGCAAGATCAGCATCCACACCGACATCGAAGAGGGCCTGCCTCCCGTGCCCTGCACCTCCACCCAGATCGAGCAAGTGCTCATGAACCTGCTCAGGAACGCCGCCCAGGCCATGAACGCGGCACGGGAGAACGGTCGCGAGCCACGCATCGACCTCCGGGCGCACAGGGAAGGGGATGGCGTCGTGCTGGAGGTGGCCGACAACGGCCCGGGCATGCCCGAAGCCGTTCGCAAGCGCGTGTTCGAGCCTTTCTTCACCACCAAGGGCACGGGCGAAGGCACGGGCCTGGGGCTTTCGGTCTCCTATTTCATCATCGTGGACAACCACAAGGGCAGCATCGAGGTGGACTCGGCCCCCGGGGCGGGCACCCGCTTCGCCATCCGCCTCCCCCTGCACCCCACGGGCTGA
- a CDS encoding Spy/CpxP family protein refolding chaperone: MKHFAAALAVVAALAVSAYAAQDAPQMPPHPGGGFMHDGGRGIIKMSEELGLSAEQKRSVAQILKESREQGKALRESMRKAMDGMHAVMDSAPGDETAVRKAAQVVSKAGEELAVHAGKVKARIDGVLTQEQKVKLAQLKQERKDKFKDSFQDKGRKLDEWIDQTLKS, translated from the coding sequence ATGAAACATTTCGCAGCAGCACTGGCGGTCGTGGCCGCGCTGGCCGTGTCGGCCTACGCGGCGCAGGACGCCCCGCAGATGCCGCCGCATCCGGGCGGAGGCTTCATGCACGACGGCGGGCGCGGCATAATCAAGATGTCGGAGGAGCTTGGCCTCTCCGCGGAGCAGAAGCGCTCCGTGGCCCAGATCCTCAAGGAAAGCCGCGAACAGGGCAAGGCCCTGCGCGAATCCATGCGCAAGGCCATGGACGGCATGCACGCCGTGATGGATTCCGCCCCCGGCGACGAGACCGCGGTGCGCAAGGCCGCCCAGGTCGTGTCCAAGGCCGGGGAGGAGCTTGCGGTGCACGCGGGCAAGGTCAAGGCCCGAATCGACGGGGTGCTCACCCAGGAGCAGAAGGTCAAGCTGGCCCAGCTCAAGCAGGAGCGCAAAGACAAGTTCAAGGATAGTTTCCAGGACAAGGGCAGGAAGCTCGACGAGTGGATCGACCAGACCCTGAAGTCCTGA
- a CDS encoding DUF3124 domain-containing protein: MLPTALRTLLCALLLAALAHAPARAQTPAAQAIYVPCYSHIYHGMKNLPLDLTVTLSIRNTDPERPLRLVSVDYYDTNGGLVRSYLTEKATLGPMMTWEAIVAERDRSGGSGANFLVRWEADAPVSQPLAEAVMIGTSSQQGISFSSRGVPVR, encoded by the coding sequence ATGCTGCCCACGGCCCTTCGCACACTTCTCTGCGCACTCCTGCTCGCGGCGCTGGCGCACGCCCCGGCCCGCGCCCAGACGCCGGCCGCCCAGGCCATCTACGTGCCCTGCTACTCCCACATCTACCACGGCATGAAGAACCTGCCACTGGACCTGACGGTAACGCTCTCCATCCGCAACACGGACCCCGAGCGCCCCCTCCGGCTCGTCTCCGTGGACTACTACGACACCAACGGCGGGCTTGTGCGCTCCTACCTGACGGAAAAGGCGACGCTCGGCCCCATGATGACCTGGGAGGCCATCGTGGCCGAGCGGGACCGCTCCGGGGGATCCGGAGCCAACTTCCTGGTGCGCTGGGAGGCCGACGCCCCGGTGAGCCAACCCCTGGCCGAGGCCGTGATGATCGGCACCAGCTCACAGCAAGGCATCTCGTTCTCTTCCCGCGGGGTGCCGGTGCGCTGA